The proteins below are encoded in one region of Sminthopsis crassicaudata isolate SCR6 chromosome 1, ASM4859323v1, whole genome shotgun sequence:
- the MEFV gene encoding pyrin, with protein sequence MAKTLSDHLLHTLESLVAYDLEKFKFKLQNANLDKDRDRIPQGRLQDADGPVKLAALLVNSYGEKYAVKLTLQVLQAINQNLLMEELSKATNSEHLTQGCVREILGISAFSKETESKKLKATVPLKRAIKNPDADLQDPHEVDTAVLQVPVLSHQLYDGQECQKKFQGEEEDQRIIKSSHVTEIQERQWNHSVYLEGNRYENSEVAVTLGQKTNRNQKLLFFLGEKKLEKHGYGASIGEENYSNQKLVNKGPGNLEVAMFLEEKAALPESQGEKILMNMDTSLSSRKKEPKSPGNQCLKEKFEDELTLTRIPIEALNIRKITGAPVRAASLRKMQESCSVCQDMVRKPSRNSCSHDIRYHCNIGYNVCLKCKIMFSKNFQHSKSLGNIPTDFQEPILSPRSTPHCEYHPKQLQLLFCKDHGKTICLNCSMSPEHKGHRILAIEEVAQSYKEQIRSRLEHLEKVREAAEKKKSQGDEKMAAFLNKTETQKEQILSRLMQVHQFLEEQEELFLAWMEELSRTIIRSKEEYNTKASQEISLLEELMEELEEKQKQSAWELLQDIRVTLMRAEWMILPKEWAVSPELKEKVHIIFWKSECMHKSIRKFIESLQSEMETFKILQLREVQLYTANVTLDPETAHPQLIIFDEQKSVRLGKKCQKLPNVPQRFDNSLFVLGSPSFVSGKQYWQVYVGDKTMWTLGVCKNSVNRKGSTAFSPGNGYWLVMMTKKNEYSASTVPPTPLSLGEPPRCVGIFLDYEAGDISFYNVTARSHIYTFPFSGSSSDPLRPVFSPGMHDRGKNTDPLTICLLSR encoded by the exons ATGGCAAAGACCCTGAGTGACCACCTGTTGCATACCTTAGAGAGCCTGGTGGCCTATGATCTGGAGAAGTTCAAGTTCAAACTACAAAATGCCAACTTGGATAAAGATAGAGATCGTATTCCCCAAGGCAGGCTTCAAGATGCTGATGGACCAGTGAAGCTTGCTGCACTTCTGGTCAATTCTTATGGGGAAAAATATGCTGTGAAGTTGACCCTGCAGGTGTTGCAAGCTATCAACCAAAATCTCCTGATGGAGGAGCTCAGCAAAGCAACTAACTCAG AACATTTGACTCAAGGATGTGTTAGAGAAATCTTGGGAATCTCTGCTTTCTCAAAGGAAACAGAATCTAAGAAACTGAAAGCTACTGTTCCTCTGAAAAGGGCAATAAAGAATCCAGATGCTGATTTGCAGGATCCACATGAAGTTGACACGGCTGTATTGCAGGTTCCAGTTCTATCCCACCAGTTGTATGATGGGCAAGAATGTCAGAAGAAATTccagggggaagaggaagatcaGAGGATTATAAAGAGCTCACATGTGACtgagattcaggagagacaatggAACCATTCTGTATATCTAGAAGGCAACAGATATGAAAATTCAGAAGTTGCTGTCACCTTAGGGCAAAAAACAAACAGGAATCAAAagctcttatttttcttgggagagaagaaattagagaagcaTGGATATGGTGCATCTATAGGAGAGGAAAATTACTCAAATCAAAAATTGGTGAATAAGGGACCTGGGAATCTAGAAGTTGCTATGTTCTTGGAGGAGAAGGCAGCACTCCCTGAATCCCAGGGGGAAAAAATACTTATGAATATGGATACTTCCCTatcttcaagaaagaaagaacctAAGAGTCCTGGAAACCagtgtttaaaagaaaaatttgaag ATGAGCTGACACTGACCAGGATACCCATTGAAGCTTTGAACATCAGAAAGATCACAGGAGCTCCTGTCAGAGCAGCATCCCTGAGGAAAATGCAGGAATCATGTTCTGTTTGTCAGGACATGGTGAGAAAACCATCAAGGAATTCCTGTAGTCACGACATCAGATACCATTGCAATATTGGGTATAATGTCTGTCTCAAATGCAAAATCATGTTTTCTAAGAATTTCCAACATAGCAAGAGTCTTGGAAACATACCCACTGATTTCCAGGAGCCAATACTAAGTCCTCGTTCCACACCTCATTGTGAATACCACCCAAAGCAGCTCCAACTACTGTTCTGCAAGGATCATGGAAAAACCATTTGTCTCAACTGCAGTATGTCCCCCGAGCACAAAGGTCATCGAATACTCGCCATAGAGGAGGTTGCTCAAAGCTATAAG gAACAAATTCGGAGTCGTCTGGAGCATCTTGAGAAAGTAAGAGAAGCAGCTGAAAAGAAGAAATCACAAGGAGATGAGAAAATGGCAGCCTTCCTG AACAAGACAGAAACTCAGAAGGAGCAGATTTTGTCCCGACTGATGCAGGTGCATCAGTTTCTAGAGGAACAAGAAGAACTCTTCCTGGCTTGGATGGAAGAACTATCCAGAACCATCATCAGGAGCAAGGAAGAGTACAACACTAAAGCATCCCAGGAAATCTCCCTTCTTGAAGAGCTGATGGAGGAattggaagaaaaacagaaacagtcAGCATGGGAACTCCTGCAG gaCATAAGAGTCACCCTGATGAG GGCAGAATGGATGATTCTCCCTAAAGAATGGGCTGTATCTCCTGAGTTGAAAGAGAAAGTGCATATTATCTTCTGGAAATCAGAGTGTATGCATAAGAGCATAAGGAAGTTCATAG AGAGTCTGCAATCAGAAATGGAAACGTTCAAAA tTTTACAGCTGAGAGAAGTCCAACTGTATACAG CTAATGTGACTCTGGATCCAGAAACAGCACATCCTCAACTTATCATATTTGATGAGCAGAAAAGTGTGAGACTTGGGAAGAAATGTCAGAAGTTGCCTAATGTCCCACAAAGAtttgataattctctctttgtTCTGGGATCTCCAAGTTTTGTCTCAGGGAAACAGTATTGGCAGGTATATGTGGGAGACAAGACTATGTGGACTTTGGGAGTTTGCAAAAATTCTGTGAACAGGAAGGGCAGTACAGCCTTTTCACCAGGAAATGGGTATTGGTTGGTAATGATGACAAAAAAGAATGAGTACAGTGCCTCCACCGTTCCACCAACTCCTCTCTCTTTGGGAGAGCCCCCAAGATGTGTGGGAATTTTCCTGGACTATGAAGCTGGAGATATTTCTTTTTACAATGTGACTGCCAGATCCCACATATATACATTCCCTTTCTCCGGTTCTTCCTCTGATCCTCTTCGACCTGTCTTCAGCCCTGGTATGCATGATAGAGGCAAAAACACAGATCCTCTGACCATCTGTCTATTGAGTAGATAG